The proteins below come from a single Malus sylvestris chromosome 3, drMalSylv7.2, whole genome shotgun sequence genomic window:
- the LOC126615336 gene encoding zinc finger CCCH domain-containing protein 25-like has product MNPLTLVKRIQNINSREAQLGISEEASWHAKYKDSAYVYVGGIPFDLTEGDLLAVFAQYGEIVDVNLVRDKATGKSKGFAFVAYEDQRSTILAVDNLNGAQILGRTIRVDHVTKYKKKEEEDEEEAQRKREERGVCRAFQKGECTRGDSCKFSHDEQRAANTGWGEKDPKWGRDSYEGPKRGDKRSSTIPPNRVQEPKVQEEFRSGDRELDSRRKGNGRDFESHPKRSDGREQKRLGRQGGDDEKFEPRSRDHDRGEENRSRRRSEDNELVPNSRENYGRREEQRLRRHNDDEFQPKSREDYDRKEDKRPRRCVDDEEFEPKLKSREDHDRRGDDRRENKRLRRHSDDGEIEPKSKDDRGRREDDSREDKGLRRYAGDADFDPKSRDNHDRMDEKRLRRHSDYESQPQSREDYDRREDRRSRRRNDDEFDLKSRAGKDKREGERSRRDGDDEIQPKSREGRRRSEKGE; this is encoded by the exons ATGAACCCACTAACCCTAGTGAAACGCATTCAGAACATCAATTCCAGAGAAGCCCAATTAGGGATTTCAGAGGAGGCATCGTGGCACGCCAAGTACAAAGACTCCGCCTACGTCTACGTCGGCGGCATTCCCTTCGATCTCACCGAAGGCGATCTCCTCGCCGTTTTCGCACA ATACGGAGAGATCGTGGATGTGAATCTTGTTCGCGATAAGGCGACTGGGAAATCCAAAGGGTTTGCGTTTGTGGCGTACGAGGACCAGAGGAGCACGATTCTTGCTGTGGATAATTTGAACGGAGCTCAAATTTTGGGGCGGACAATTAGGGTTGATCATGTGACTAAGtacaagaagaaggaggaggaagatgaagaggaGGCGCAGAGGAAGAGGGAGGAGCGGGGCGTTTGCCGGGCTTTCCAGAAAGGCGAATGTACACGAGGTGATTCGTGCAAGTTTTCACACGATGAGCAG AGAGCTGCAAACACAGGTTGGGGTGAAAAAGACCCGAAATGGGGGCGTGACAGTTATGAGGGCCCAAAAAGGGGTGATAAAAGATCTAGCACCATTCCGCCAAATCGTGTTCAAGAGCCAAAAGTTCAAGAAGAGTTCAGATCAGGTGATAGAGAATTGGACTCCAGAAGAAAGGGCAACGGGAGGGACTTCGAAAGTCACCCCAAGCGAAGTGATGGGAGAGAGCAAAAGAGACTGGGAAGACAGGGGGGTGATGATGAAAAGTTTGAGCCTAGATCAAGAGATCATGATAGGGGGGAAGAAAATAGATCAAGAAGACGGAGTGAGGATAATGAATTGGTGCCCAATTCAAGAGAAAATTATGGCAGGAGAGAAGAACAGAGGTTGAGAAGGCACAATGATGATGAATTTCAGCCAAAGTCAAGAGAAGATTATGATAGAAAGGAAGATAAAAGACCCAGAAGGTGTGTTGATGATGAGGAATTTGAGCCAAAGCTTAAGTCTAGAGAAGATCATGATAGGAGGGGAGATGATAGAAGGGAAAATAAGAGACTAAGAAGGCATAGCGATGATGGTGAAATTGAGCCCAAATCTAAAGATGATCGTGGTAGGAGGGAAGATGATAGTAGGGAAGATAAGGGACTGAGAAGGTATGCTGGTGATGCTGATTTTGATCCAAAATCTAGAGACAATCATGATAGGATGGATGAAAAGAGATTGAGAAGGCACAGTGATTATGAAAGTCAGCCGCAGTCTAGAGAAGATTATGATAGGAGGGAGGATCGGAGGTCAAGAAGACGCAATGACGATGAATTTGATCTGAAGTCGAGAGCAGGCAAGGAtaagagggaaggagagagatcGAGAAGGGATGGAGATGATGAGATTCAGCCAAAGTCTAGAGAAGGTCGTCGTAGGAGTGAAAAGGGAGAGTGA
- the LOC126615333 gene encoding pentatricopeptide repeat-containing protein At2g29760, chloroplastic-like gives MATLSTPLISLPRHPPNPPSPTATNELFSSCPPLSSIDHCTNIKQLKQVHAQMLRTGLLFDPYSASKLITVCALSSFSSLDYARQVFDQIPQPNLYSWNTLIRAYASSTDPTESILVFLEMLYRCMESPNKFTYPFVIKAASELRVLELGRGFHGMVIKASLGSDVYILNSLVHFYGSCGDLDLARRVFVKTPKKDVVSWNSMITAFAQGNCPEEALELFKEMEAKNVKPNDVTMVSVLSACAKKVDLEFGRWVCSRIERNEIGENLTLNNAMLDMYVKCGSIEEAKRLFDRMPEKDIVSWTTILDGYAQSGNYDEAWRIFAAMPSQDIAAWNVLISSYEQSGKPKEALAVFHDLQKRKSPKPDEVTLVSTLAACAQLGAIDLGGWIHVYVKKQGMKMNCHLTTSLIDMYAKCGDLDKALEVFNSVERRDVFVWSAMIAALAMHGKGREALDCFSRMLETKVKPNSVTFTNMLCACSHAGLVDEGRTFFYQMEPVYGVVPGVKHYACMVDILGRSGNLEEATELIEKMPIAPTASVWGALLGACGLHGNVELAEKACSHMLELDPGNHGAYVLLSNIYAKTGKWEEVSGLRQRMRDAGIKKEPGCSAIEVNGIVHEFLVGDNSHPLCKEIYSKLDEIAGRLKSNGYVPNKSNLLQFVEEEDMKNHALILHSEKLAIAFGLISLSPSQPIQVVKNLRVCGDCHAVAKLISRVYDREILLRDRYRFHHFRDGHCSCNDYW, from the coding sequence ATGGCAACTCTAAGCACCCCCCTTATCTCTCTACCACGTCACCCACCAAACCCTCCATCGCCAACCGCCACTAACGAACTTTTCTCAAGCTGCCCACCTCTTTCCTCAATTGACCACTGCACCAACATCAAGCAGTTGAAGCAAGTCCACGCCCAAATGCTCCGTACAGGCCTTCTTTTCGACCCCTACTCCGCCAGCAAGCTTATCACCGTCTGTgctctctcctccttctccaGCCTCGACTATGCCCGCCAAGTGTTCGACCAAATTCCCCAACCAAATCTCTACTCTTGGAACACCCTCATTCGCGCGTATGCGTCGAGCACCGATCCGACTGAAAGCATCCTTGTATTTCTGGAAATGCTTTATCGCTGTATGGAAAGTCCCAATAAATTTACTTACCCGTTTGTGATCAAGGCGGCTTCGGAGCTCCGGGTTTTGGAGCTCGGAAGAGGGTTTCATGGCATGGTGATAAAGGCCTCGCTTGGTTCGGATGTTTATATTCTCAATTCTCTGGTTCATTTCTATGGATCGTGCGGGGATTTGGATTTGGCGCGGCGGGTTTTCGTGAAGACTCCTAAGAAAGATGTTGTGTCTTGGAATTCTATGATCACGGCTTTTGCGCAGGGGAATTGTCCCGAGGAGGCGTTGGAGTTGTTTAAGGAGATGGAGGCAAAGAATGTGAAGCCGAATGATGTGACAATGGTGAGTGTGTTGTCAGCTTGCGCAAAGAAGGTTGATTTGGAGTTTGGGAGGTGGGTTTGTTCGCGTATCGAAAGGAATGAAATTGGAGAGAACTTGACTTTGAACAATGCTATGCTTGATATGTATGTGAAATGCGGGAGCATTGAGGAAGCGAAAAGATTGTTTGATAGGATGCCGGAGAAGGATATTGTCTCTTGGACTACAATACTTGATGGGTATGCTCAGTCAGGAAATTATGATGAGGCTTGGCGGATTTTCGCTGCGATGCCTAGTCAAGACATTGCTGCGTGGAATGTCCTCATTTCGTCTTATGAACAAAGTGGTAAGCCAAAGGAGGCTTTGGCGGTTTTTCATGACTTGCAGAAAAGGAAGAGCCCGAAACCTGATGAAGTCACTCTAGTTAGTACCCTGGCAGCCTGTGCTCAATTGGGAGCAATTGATCTTGGTGGCTGGATACATGTTTACGTAAAGAAGCAGGGTATGAAGATGAATTGTCACCTCACAACCTCGCTTATCGACATGTATGCAAAGTGTGGGGATCTGGATAAGGCACTTGAGGTGTTTAATTCAGTGGAGAGGAGAGATGTGTTCGTCTGGAGTGCCATGATTGCTGCTCTGGCAATGCATGGGAAAGGGAGGGAGGCATTGGATTGTTTCTCAAGAATGCTAGAAACCAAGGTGAAGCCCAATTCCGTGACATTCACCAACATGTTATGCGCTTGTAGCCACGCTGGATTGGTGGACGAAGGAAGAACATTTTTCTATCAAATGGAGCCAGTTTACGGGGTTGTGCCTGGTGTAAAGCACTATGCTTGCATGGTTGATATTTTAGGCCGTTCTGGAAATCTGGAGGAAGCTACAGAGTTGATAGAGAAAATGCCAATAGCTCCTACCGCGTCTGTATGGGGGGCTCTTCTTGGGGCCTGTGGACTTCATGGGAATGTCGAGCTTGCCGAAAAGGCGTGTAGCCATATGCTTGAGTTGGATCCTGGAAACCACGGAGCTTATGTACTCTTATCAAATATCTATGCCAAGACAGGGAAATGGGAAGAAGTTTCAGGGTTAAGGCAGCGTATGCGAGATGCAGGAATTAAGAAAGAACCCGGTTGTAGTGCAATCGAAGTCAATGGTATTGTTCATGAGTTTCTAGTTGGTGATAACTCTCACCCTCTGTGCAAAGAAATATATTCAAAGTTGGATGAAATAGCAGGGAGATTGAAGTCAAATGGATACGTGCCAAACAAGTCAAATCTACTGCAGTttgttgaggaagaagacatgAAGAACCATGCCCTAATCCTTCACAGCGAGAAATTAGCGATTGCATTCGGGCTTATCAGCTTAAGTCCATCTCAACCAATTCAGGTTGTGAAGAATCTTCGTGTTTGCGGAGACTGCCACGCAGTTGCTAAGCTTATATCGAGGGTTTACGATAGGGAGATCTTGCTGAGAGATCGATATCGGTTTCATCATTTCAGAGACGGGCATTGCTCATGTAACGATTATTGGTGA
- the LOC126615344 gene encoding pleckstrin homology domain-containing protein 1-like codes for MEGLWRAATGQDPSPEDYTGIEFWSNPERATWLTKQGEYIKTWRRRWFVLKQGKLFWFKDSHVTRSSTPRGVIPVGTCLTVKGAEDVVHKPCAFELSTTNHDTMYFIADSEKEKEEWINSIGRSIVQHSRSLADSEVVDYDSSRQ; via the coding sequence ATGGAGGGTCTGTGGCGGGCGGCGACGGGCCAAGACCCGAGCCCGGAAGACTACACCGGAATCGAGTTCTGGTCCAATCCTGAGCGCGCCACGTGGCTGACCAAGCAAGGCGAGTACATCAAGACGTGGAGGCGCCGCTGGTTCGTCTTGAAACAGGGGAAGCTGTTCTGGTTCAAAGACAGTCACGTGACCCGCTCGTCGACGCCGCGCGGTGTGATCCCGGTCGGCACGTGCCTGACTGTGAAGGGCGCCGAGGACGTGGTCCACAAGCCCTGCGCCTTCGAGCTGTCGACTACCAACCACGACACGATGTACTTCATCGCCGATtcggagaaggagaaggaggagtgGATTAACTCGATCGGACGGTCCATAGTTCAGCACTCCAGATCGCTCGCGGATTCCGAGGTCGTCGATTACGATAGCAGCCGACAGTGA
- the LOC126615329 gene encoding putative disease resistance RPP13-like protein 1 — MALAVVGGAVLSGFFQQVFVKLDSQEVKNFISGKKRTGELLNKLETTLIYVHAVFDDAEEKQISNLAVRQWLTKLKEVVLDAEDLLDEIKTEALSRKMEAEFGSSTSTNKVQGLISASVRAFDETSIDSRIEEILERLGFVSKQKDAFHLKAGCKHIISQTLPSTSLVEGSDVYGRDKDKETIIKLLLSNDVTGSKIGVVPVFGMGGIGKTTLAQLVFNDDAVKGHFNLRAWVCVSEVFDVVKITQTLYGSVTSQNCDITDLNMLQVKLKEVLTRKKFLFVLDDVWNESYNDWDILRRPFESGVRGSKIIVTTRNKGVASMMGTRPTHHLMQILEEDCWLLFAKHAFENESGFVDPNQEVIGRQIVSKCKGLPLAAKSLGGLLRSESNLEEWKNILQSDIWELSDAKSGILPALWLSYQYLSPHLKRCFGYCSIFPKDYKFRKSELVLLWMAEDLLQPNRMKMMEEVGEKYFDDLVSRSFFQYSSYNSFIMHDLISDLAKFVSGKFCIRLEDICSLDDVTRARHFSYLESYDVDFQRFDTLYEAKYLRTFLLGYSLPTVRCDLLLKLQCLRVLKLQGHHMKELPDSVSNLKHLRYLNLCWTSIKKLPETIGSLCNLQTLLLSECKDLSELPATLSRLINLRHLDITGTKIKSMSLHLGKLKDLQTLGGAFVLDKHTGRNIVELKGFQQLRGTLHISGLHNIVHAKDALEAKMGDKKHLSEVTLKWDGCGDDSQKDNAVLRNLQPHTNLEVLTIERYGGTTFPSWLGDDSFNNLVSLRLEDCRYCFSMPPLGQLPFLKRLEIEGLNGVELVGSEFYGETKPAFRSLEYLRFQWMQEWQEWSFTGRIGGEGGDFPNLRELSVKFCPKLTGKLQLDCFPRLELLTLWSVNIESLASSQECDECRIELPCLRELQTMNCRNLIGFVGGGVLLAPKLTVLSMFGCKNLWSLPEEMHISLPSARFIHIENCEEFEWFPRESELLSLRQLRMSECAHFRGFRNGGRLMVPKLTSLKFCRCEKLRTLPEEIVISLPCLQSLSIQECKEFESFPEECNLPSLENLKILDCPNFVGFPHGGLHAPNLTKIDVRECEKLRSLPADMHSLVPSLEFLSISYCPELESFPEGGLPAKLELLKIGGCKKLIANRMQWGLQRLTSLRRLGVGFFECEDVVESFPEEGLLPATLTSLSVSGILDLKVIDGNELRHLISLEKFRIFFCPQLQRLPDEGLPTSVSLLEIWDCNLLTPRCQRETGEDWPKIAHIPNIMIDQKKI, encoded by the coding sequence ATGGCTTTGGCTGTGGTAGGTGGAGCCGTTCTCTCCGGTTTCTTCCAGCAAGTGTTTGTGAAGTTGGACTCTCAGGAGGTCAAGAACTTCATCAGCGGAAAGAAACGGACCGGTGAGTTACTGAACAAGTTGGAGACAACGTTGATCTATGTTCATGCTGTTTTCGATGACGCCGAGGAGAAGCAAATAAGCAACTTAGCTGTGAGGCAGTGGCTGACTAAGCTCAAAGAGGTAGTCCTTGATGCAGAGGACCTGTTGGACGAGATCAAGACAGAAGCGCTAAGCCGGAAAATGGAAGCTGAGTTCGGAAGTAGCACTAGCACCAACAAGGTACAAGGTCTTATCTCTGCTTCAGTTCGTGCTTTTGACGAGACAAGTATAGACTCCAGGATAGAGGAAATTCTTGAGAGGCTAGGGTTCGTTTCAAAACAAAAAGATGCCTTTCATTTGAAAGCAGGTTGCAAGCACATAATCTCACAAACGCTGCCTTCAACTTCCTTGGTTGAAGGCTCTGATGTGTACGGAAGAGATaaagacaaggaaaccatcaTTAAGTTGTTGCTATCAAATGATGTTACTGGCAGTAAGATAGGAGTCGTTCCTGTTTTCGGCATGGGTGGGATCGGAAAGACCACCCTTGCTCAGCTCGTTTTCAACGACGATGCAGTGAAGGGGCATTTTAATCTGAGAGCATGGGTTTGTGTTTCTGAGGTATTTGATGTTGTTAAAATAACACAAACACTGTATGGGTCAGTTACTTCACAAAATTGTGATATTACAGACCTAAATATGCTCCAAGTTAAACTCAAGGAGGTTTTGACAAGGAAGAAGTTTCTCTTTGTTCTTGACGATGTTTGGAATGAGAGTTACAATGATTGGGATATTTTAAGGCGTCCATTTGAGTCTGGAGTTCGCGGAAGTAAGATCATTGTCACTACACGCAACAAAGGTGTTGCCTCTATGATGGGTACTCGTCCAACCCACCATCTAATGCAAATACTTGAGGAAGATTGTTGGTTGCTGTTTGCAAAACATGCCTTCGAGAATGAAAGTGGTTTTGTAGATCCAAATCAAGAAGTAATTGGGAGGCAAATTGTTAGCAAGTGTAAAGGCCTTCCTTTAGCTGCAAAATCGCTTGGGGGCCTCTTACGCTCTGAATCAAATTTGGAAGAATGGAAAAATATATTACAAAGTGACATATGGGAGTTGTCAGATGCGAAGAGTGGCATTCTACCGGCTTTATGGCTAAGCTACCAATACCTGTCTCCACATCTCAAGCGTTGTTTTGGCTATTGTTCGATATTTCCCAAAGACTACAAATTTCGCAAGTCGGAACTAGTTTTGTTGTGGATGGCCGAAGATCTTTTACAGCCCAACAGGATGAAAATGATGGAAGAAGTTGGAGAGAAATACTTTGATGATCTAGTTTCAAGGTCATTCTTTCAATATTCCTCATACAACTCTTTCATCATGCATGATTTAATAAGTGATTTAGCGAAATTCGTATCTGGAAAGTTTTGCATTAGGTTGGAGGATATTTGCTCACTGGACGATGTGACCAGGGCTCGCCATTTCTCTTATTTGGAATCATACGATGTTGATTTCCAGAGATTTGATACTTTATATGAAGCTAAGTACTTGCGCACCTTCCTTTTAGGGTATTCATTGCCCACAGTACGATGTGATCTACTTCTAAAACTGCAATGTTTGAGAGTGCTCAAATTACAAGGGCACCACATGAAGGAGTTGCCTGATTCGGTTAGCAACTTGAAACATCTACGGTACTTGAATCTGTGTTGGACTTCAATCAAAAAATTACCTGAAACAATAGGTAGTTTGTGTAATTTACAGACATTATTGTTGTCAGAGTGTAAAGATCTTTCTGAATTGCCAGCTACTTTGAGTAGACTTATCAACTTGCGTCACCTTGATATCACGGGAACGAAGATAAAAAGTATGTCCCTCCACTTGGGTAAACTGAAAGATCTTCAAACATTAGGAGGTGCATTTGTTTTAGACAAACATACTGGGAGGAATATTGTAGAGTTAAAGGGGTTTCAGCAATTGCGTGGAACACTTCATATTTCAGGGCTTCACAATATTGTCCATGCCAAGGATGCTTTGGAGGCCAAAATGGGCGACAAGAAGCATCTCAGTGAAGTAACTTTGAAATGGGATGGTTGCGGTGACGATTCTCAAAAAGATAATGCAGTGCTGCGCAACTTGCAACCCCATACAAACCTGGAAGTACTGACAATAGAAAGATATGGTGGTACAACATTTCCAAGTTGGTTAGGCGATGACTCTTTCAATAATCTTGTTAGTCTCCGGCTTGAGGATTGTCGATATTGCTTTTCAATGCCACCATTGGGGCAGCTACCCTTCCTCAAAAGGCTTGAAATTGAGGGGTTAAATGGAGTGGAATTGGTTGGTTCTGAGTTTTATGGAGAAACTAAGCCTGCATTTAGATCTCTGGAATATTTGAGATTCCAATGGATGCAGGAGTGGCAAGAGTGGTCTTTTACTGGACGTATAGGAGGCGAAGGAGGAGATTTTCCTAATCTTCGTGAGCTGAGTGTGAAGTTCTGTCCCAAACTTACCGGGAAGTTACAGTTGGACTGCTTCCCAAGACTTGAACTGCTGACATTGTGGAGTGTTAATATTGAGTCCCTTGCTTCTTCGCAAGAATGTGATGAATGCCGTATTGAGCTCCCATGTCTCCGTGAATTGCAAACAATGAATTGCCGAAATCTCATAGGTTTTGTGGGTGGTGGAGTGCTGCTTGCGCCCAAGTTGACGGTGCTATCTATGTTCGGGTGTAAGAACTTGTGGTCACTACCAGAAGAGATGCACATCTCCCTGCCATCTGCTCGGTTTATACACATAGAAAATTGTGAGGAGTTTGAATGGTTTCCCCGAGAATCTGAACTGCTATCGCTTCGCCAGCTGAGAATGTCTGAATGCGCACATTTTCGGGGTTTTCGCAATGGAGGAAGGCTGATGGTGCCCAAATTAACAAGTTTGAAATTCTGTAGATGTGAGAAACTGAGGACACTGCCAGAAGAGATTGTCATCTCTCTCCCATGTCTTCAGTCTCTGTCTATACAAGAATGTAAAGAATTCGAATCATTTCCGGAAGAATGTAACCTCCCATCCCTTGAAAATTTGAAGATATTGGACTGCCCAAATTTTGTGGGTTTTCCTCATGGAGGGTTGCATGCGCCCAACTTGACGAAGATAGATGTGCGTGAATGTGAGAAGTTGAGGTCGCTCCCAGCGGATATGCACTCCCTTGTCCCGTCTCTTGAGTTTCTGTCCATATCTTATTGTCCAGAGTTGGAATCATTTCCGGAAGGGGGACTGCCGGCTAAGTTGGAGTTGCTCAAAATCGGAGGTTGTAAAAAACTCATCGCAAATCGTATGCAATGGGGTCTGCAAAGACTCACCTCTCTCAGACGCTTAGGGGTCGGCTTCTTTGAATGTGAAGATGTAGTAGAATCATTTCCGGAGGAGGGGCTGCTGCCCGCCACTCTCACTTCTCTCTCAGTCTCTGGAATTCTCGACCTGAAGGTGATCGATGGCAACGAGTTAAGACACCTTATCTCTCTCGAGAAgtttaggattttcttttgcCCTCAACTCCAGAGGTTGCCAGATGAAGGGCTACCCACTTCTGTTTCTCTTCTAGAAATATGGGACTGTAATTTGCTAACACCACGGTGCCAGAGAGAGACGGGAGAAGATTGGCCCAAGATTGCTCACATTCCCAACATAATGATCGACCAGAAAAAGATATGA
- the LOC126615338 gene encoding uncharacterized protein LOC126615338, whose protein sequence is MTEVGEISGAKPCEEIWAKLVPSDSRYLDVEISSDEIVVCSEILFSSIHKCKWCKITRNSDHSSATIQNKRSNAIVVDGSVIQAEDTTVIRCGSEIVSGLDKEGYLSYRFNVLPGPETCQKQLKISMDAEHAKCCICLNIWHDVVTVAPCFHNFCNGCFSEWLKRSQEKRSSVLCPQCRAVVQFVGRNHFLLNVAEEMLKADSSLIRSNDEVAILDSYATILSNLVINSGKHLRGKRARSQVDQEADNASNPCPQCGTEYGGFRCNQTTIHLQCQACGGMMPLQTNYSVPQHCLGCDKAFCGAYWHAQGIAQSDSHRMCSRETFKPISEHTISRMPTSAHENNRHEQVITEKCIAHLGRTLQDVIAEWLAKLDNREIDRTRMPLNHGETITSATPTCNYCYEKLISFLLYWFRVSIPKYHLPPEASNRENCWYGYACRTQHHNDEHARKRNHVCRPTRGTNM, encoded by the coding sequence ATGACGGAAGTTGGAGAAATATCAGGTGCAAAACCCTGTGAAGAAATCTGGGCCAAGCTTGTTCCATCAGACTCAAGATACCTGGATGTGGAGATTAGTTCGGATGAGATTGTAGTTTGTTCAGAGATCTTGTTCTCTTCTATTCACaaatgcaagtggtgcaagatAACAAGGAATTCAGACCACTCTTCTGccacaatacaaaataaaaggtcAAATGCAATAGTTGTTGACGGGAGTGTAATCCAAGCTGAAGACACTACTGTTATCAGATGTGGAAGTGAAATTGTTTCAGGTCTTGATAAGGAAGGGTATTTAAGCTACAGGTTCAACGTATTGCCTGGTCCTGAAACTTGTCAGAAGCAGTTAAAGATTTCTATGGATGCTGAGCATGCAAAATGCTGCATTTGTTTGAATATATGGCATGATGTTGTCACCGTTGCTCCTTGcttccataatttctgcaatGGTTGCTTCTCGGAGTGGTTAAAAAGATCACAGGAGAAACGTTCAAGTGTACTCTGTCCCCAATGTCGAGCAGTTGTGCAGTTTGTTGGAAGGAATCACTTCCTGCTTAATGTTGCAGAGGAAATGCTAAAAGCAGATTCTTCATTAATACGCTCCAATGATGAAGTGGCAATTTTAGACTCTTATGCAACAATACTATCTAATCTTGTCATAAACTCTGGAAAACATCTACGAGGAAAAAGGGCTCGCTCCCAGGTGGATCAAGAAGCTGATAATGCGTCAAATCCCTGCCCTCAATGTGGTACTGAATATGGTGGGTTTCGCTGCAATCAAACCACCATCCATCTGCAATGTCAAGCATGCGGAGGAATGATGCCTTTGCAAACCAACTACAGTGTACCTCAACACTGTTTAGGATGTGATAAGGCATTCTGTGGTGCATATTGGCATGCGCAAGGGATTGCACAAAGTGATTCTCACCGCATGTGCAGTCGCGAGACTTTTAAACCTATCTCAGAACACACCATCTCTAGAATGCCTACTTCAGCACATGAAAACAATCGACATGAACAAGTTATCACTGAGAAGTGTATTGCACATTTGGGGAGAACATTGCAGGATGTTATTGCAGAATGGCTTGCAAAGTTGGACAACAGAGAAATTGATCGAACAAGGATGCCCCTGAATCATGGTGAGACGATAACTTCTGCAACACCTACATGCAATTACTGTTATGAGAAGCTGATATCATTCCTCTTGTACTGGTTTCGGGTTTCAATTCCCAAATATCATCTGCCCCCAGAAGCGTCAAACAGGGAAAATTGCTGGTATGGGTATGCATGTCGGACacaacaccataatgatgagcATGCTCGTAAAAGAAATCATGTATGCCGTCCAACTAGGGGTACTAATATGTag